The proteins below come from a single Sorghum bicolor cultivar BTx623 chromosome 4, Sorghum_bicolor_NCBIv3, whole genome shotgun sequence genomic window:
- the LOC110434359 gene encoding uncharacterized protein LOC110434359, with protein sequence MASGSGKNQDDTETKEPVVLLRLREESNAAAATEPPPSAPPLEVIPEEEEVHGSQEAGGRNPSATTATAAAAEQKGEETGSLFWAVWDPAGGKPPLPPRPPSFSRAGGPSSAIDLKDVFDELMLESQRERSVETDQKAEAEGTPRQQNEQVGSSALRPKKGKKLLWRKILDRIGISNRNYTIPHVNYKKLHITEIITHYNLLEMVAGRGVLFDSHALNLRRAYSEFRPVHGDGECFYRSFIFSYLEQVLHRQDTHEEHRLLAAVKGVARQHARLGWASEFSRSHKDMHHCFTVVA encoded by the exons ATGGCCTCCGGTTCAGGAAAGAACCAAGACGACACCGAAACCAAAGAACCGGTCGTTTTGCTGCGCCTGCGCGAGGAgtccaacgccgccgccgctacAGAGCCGCCGCCCTCGGCTCCGCCGCTCGAGGTCATCCCAGAAGAGGAAGAGGTCCATGGGTCACAGGAAGCCGGAGGCCGGAACCCCTCCGCCACCACCGCCACAGCTGCGGCGGCCGAGCAGAAGGGCGAGGAGACCGGGTCTCTTTTCTGGGCGGTCTGGGACCCCGCTGGCGGCAAGCCCCCTCTTCCTCCACGCCCTCCCTCCTTCTCGAGAGCCGGAGGTCCGAGCTCCGCGATCGATTTGAAGGACGTGTTCGATGAACTGATGCTGGAGTCCCAGAGGGAGAGGAGCGTGGAGACGGACCAGAAAGCCGAGGCTGAGGGAACGCCGAGGCAGCAGAATGAACAG GTGGGGTCATCAGCACTTCGGCCCAAAAAAGGcaagaaactgctctggagaaaG ATTTTGGACAGGATAGGAATCTCCAACCGAAATTACACAATACCTCATGTGAACTACAAG AAACTCCACATAACCGAGATCATTACGCATTACAATCTCCTTGAAATGGTAGCTGGACGAGGAGTATTATTTGATTCACATGCTCTGAATCTTCGCCGTGCCTATTCTGAATTTAGGCCAGTGCATGGAGATGGAGAGTGTTTCTACAGGAGCTTCATATTTTCCTACCTC GAGCAAGTCCTTCATAGGCAGGATACACATGAGGAACACCGTCTTCTTGCTGCTGTTAAAGGAGTGGCTAGGCAACATGCACGCCTTGGGTGGGCCTCCGAATTTTCCAGGAGCCACAAA GATATGCACCATTGTTTCACTGTAGTGGCATAG
- the LOC8056799 gene encoding uncharacterized protein LOC8056799 gives MASGPGRARGGIRIQEPGDRHRDESNAGAAAAAAEALPTAPPSDGSQERSHGPSRAQGGSPSAAAAARKGKGVLAPSPLPSPTRSEGTNSPASSDIVLDKGAGESSSANTLPDGDRRLGVSWKKPLVVATMEVPKVTRPMDVKSGLDNLSLEQQWALAEDMEMQQWQLAQQRKSLWSKFKGGMANVLLERIGRQMYNSNPDSTVIVPHVNHQTIPTTGIIEHYNLIEMAAGRGEIFHSNALNLRRAYSEFRPVHGDGECFYRSFIFSYFEQVLDRQDTHEEHRLLAAVKGVARHHARLGWTSEFSSRYKDMHIVSH, from the exons ATGGCCTCCGGTCCAGGAAGGGCCCGAGGCGGCATCCGAATCCAAGAACCGGGCGATAGGCACCGCGATGAGTCcaacgccggcgccgccgccgccgctgcggaGGCGCTTCCAACCGCTCCGCCCTCCGACGGTTCCCAAGAACGGTCCCATGGTCCCTCGCGAGCCCAAGGCGGGAGCCcctctgctgccgccgccgcacgGAAGGGGAAGGGGGTCTTGGCTCCATCCCCGCTGCCTTCCCCGACGCGCTCCGAGGGCACCAACTCCCCGGCATCGTCCGACATCGTCCTCGACAAGGGAGCCGGAGAGTCGAGCTCCGCCAACACGCTACCGGACGGCGACAGGAGGTTGGGGGTGTCGTGGAAGAAGCCACTAGTGGTGGCGACGATGGAGGTGCCGAAGGTGACAAGGCCTATGGATGTGAAGTCGGGGCTCGACAACTTGTCGCTGGAGCAGCAATGGGCCCTGGCGGAGGACATGGAAATGCAACAGTGGCAACTG GCGCAGCAGAGGAAATCTCTCTGGAGCAAATTCAAAGGTGGCATGGCAAACGTG CTTTTGGAGAGGATAGGAAGGCAAATGTACAACTCCAATCCAGATTCTACAGTAATCGTACCCCATGTGAATCATCAG ACAATTCCTACGACCGGGATCATTGAGCATTACAACCTCATCGAAATGGCTGCTGGACGAGGAGAAATATTTCATTCAAATGCACTGAACCTTCGTCGTGCCTATTCTGAATTTAGGCCAGTGCATGGAGATGGAGAGTGTTTCTACAGGAGCTTCATATTTTCCTACTTC GAGCAAGTTCTCGATAGGCAGGATACACACGAGGAACACCGTCTTCTTGCTGCTGTTAAAGGAGTGGCCAGGCATCATGCACGGCTTGGGTGGACCTCTGAATTTTCCTCGAGATACAAA GATATGCACATTGTTTCACATTAG